A genomic region of Sarcophilus harrisii chromosome 6, mSarHar1.11, whole genome shotgun sequence contains the following coding sequences:
- the LOC100927544 gene encoding vomeronasal type-1 receptor 4-like produces MQPNDDILCMLHMLQIILGVFGNSLLLFLYGFNFITGKRIRPIGTIFVNLFLSHILMILFRGVPTAIQVCIQKIFLRDIECKIIVYLQRVARGVSLCNTCLLSVFQAITISSKSPKWAKLKANAPEYIVPSCVFMWVLNLLVDVVVPLHVTGPGNNTFSHVNNNLGYCSIDWHAITTSNLVMWKTLYDAVFLGFMAISSGYMVLVLFRHKGQVQHLHNNNVNPISTPETRATKVILLLMISFVCFYSVGSIFVIIMEKSKDKSQWTIHMSAFFTSFYSTVSPFVLISSDSQILSCCNTFKRIKNSHPHSLKSQNKYIETMKFQRRK; encoded by the coding sequence ATGCAGCCTAACGATGATATCCTCTGCATGTTACATATGCTTCAGATTATACTTGGAGTCTTTGGGAATAGTTTACTCCTTTTCTtgtatggctttaattttatcactGGTAAAAGGATAAGACCAATAGGTacgatttttgttaatttgttcctttcccATATTCTAATGATTCTTTTCAGGGGAGTTCCCACAGCAATTCAAGTGTGTATCCAGAAAATTTTCCTGAGAGACATTGAATGCAAAATCATTGTTTATCTGCAGAGAGTAGCCCGAGGAGTTTCACTTTGCAATACCTGCCTTCTGAGTGTCTTCCAGGCCATCACCATCAGTTCCAAGAGCCCCAAATGGGCCAAGCTCAAAGCCAATGCCCCAGAATACATTGTTCCATCGTGTGTCTTCATGTGGGTACTCAATTTGTTGGTAGATGTAGTTGTGCCTCTCCATGTGACTGGCCCTGGGAACAACACATTCAGTCATGTTAACAACAACCTTGGATACTGTTCAATAGACTGGCATGCCATAACGACCTCCAATCTTGTTATGTGGAAGACACTTTATGATGCGGTATTTCTGGGATTCATGGCCATTTCCAGTGGCTACATGGTGCTTGTTTTGTTCAGACACAAAGGGCAAGTCCAACACCTTCATAACAATAACGTCAACCCCATTTCCACCCCAGAAACCAGAGCCACTAAAGTAATCTTGTTGCTCATGATTTCCTTTGTATGCTTTTATTCAGTTGGTTCCATCTTTGTTATTATAATGGAAAAATCTAAAGATAAAAGCCAGTGGACTATACATATGTctgcattttttacttcattttactcAACAGTAAGTCCTTTTgttttaatcagtagtgattcaCAGATCCTCAGTTGTTGTAAtactttcaaaagaataaaaaattctcaTCCTCATTCATTAAAATCTCAGAACAAATACATTGAAACTAtgaaatttcaaagaagaaaataa